A window of Streptomyces sp. NBC_01241 genomic DNA:
CTCTTCCTGATTGCCGATGTGCGCGAGGTCCCAGACCAGCGGGGACATCAACGGCGAGTGCTGAGCGGTCAGTTCGTGGTCGTCCACACTTTCGGTGAGAAGCGTCGTGCGTTTCCGAGCGGTGAGCAGCGCGGCGAGGGCGCGCCGGCGGAGCGCCTCGGGGTCCATCTCGTCCGGTCCGGTCGGACCGCCCGGACCGGATGCGTCGGGTGCGGGGGAGTCGGTCACGAGCGGGGCCCCTCGAAGTGGTGGTCCGAACCGCCGGCCGAGTCGAGCGCGAGCAGTTCGGAAAGATCGTCGGCCGGGCATCGGCCCCGGGCGACGAATCGGTCGTTGAAGTCCGCCACCGCTTCCTGCACGGCCGTGGTCGCTCCCATCCGGGGCAGCGCCTCCAGCGCGAGTGCGAAACAGGTGGTGGCGGCCGCCCGCAGTTCGGGATCGGTCAGGCCGTCGCGAGCGGCGCCCTCCCAGAGCCGATTGCGCGGTGCCGGGCCCGGCCCGGCCGTCTCGGCCAGTGGTTTGACGGTGCGGTACACGGTCTCGGCGGCCTCCGGATCGTCGAACAGGGCGGTGGTGACGGCGAGCGGAACCAGCCATCCGTCCGCGCCGTGCTGCGCGTCGATCATGCGCAGCTCAAGGTGTCCGCGCGGGCGCACGGGCGGAAAGAGGGTGCTGATGTGGTAGTCGAGATCGGAGCGCACCGGTGCTCTGGGCGCGCCGGTACGGATCCAGTCGCGGAAGGTCAGCCCGTCCGGCACGGCCCACGGCCCGTCGTCGTCCCGGATGCACATCACCGGGGTGTCCAGAACATGCGCGGCCCAGGCGTCGCGGGGCGGCAGATGGCCGGGCGGTGCCAGGGACCGGCACGGATCGAGGCCGGCCCACAGCGACTGCCGGGTGGACCGCCACGGTGTCGGGCGACCGTACTGGAAGGGCGAGTTGGCGAAGACCGCGACCAGCACGGCGCCCAGCAGATGGGACAGCTGCCAGCGCCGCCCGTAGCCGAGCGGACCGGGTTCCTCCTCTCCGGCGTCCAGACAGACCTGGACGGACGCGGTGGTGCACATCATG
This region includes:
- the egtA gene encoding ergothioneine biosynthesis glutamate--cysteine ligase EgtA, which encodes MSSDTPGDHGPPGLPPPLGEAEAEDLLRCICFKTGPPRTVGVELEWLIHHRDRPRVPVPHHRLDAAAALLRALPLSAVLTFEPGGQLELSSRPADSLMACIDATAADLTAVRDTLDRVGLAPAGLGVDPWHPPRRLLHEPRYDAMEVSLDRSGPAGRAMMCTTASVQVCLDAGEEEPGPLGYGRRWQLSHLLGAVLVAVFANSPFQYGRPTPWRSTRQSLWAGLDPCRSLAPPGHLPPRDAWAAHVLDTPVMCIRDDDGPWAVPDGLTFRDWIRTGAPRAPVRSDLDYHISTLFPPVRPRGHLELRMIDAQHGADGWLVPLAVTTALFDDPEAAETVYRTVKPLAETAGPGPAPRNRLWEGAARDGLTDPELRAAATTCFALALEALPRMGATTAVQEAVADFNDRFVARGRCPADDLSELLALDSAGGSDHHFEGPRS